One Succinivibrio dextrinosolvens DNA window includes the following coding sequences:
- a CDS encoding ParA family protein, with amino-acid sequence MTKVISIANQKGGVGKTTTCVNLAASLAAMQKKVLVIDCDPQGNATMASGVSKFGLEKSITNVLIDGLDVKEAIVKETEGDFHLIPANEDLTAAEVNLLDKFGRENFLKKAIDPIKSEYDLILIDCPPSLNILTVNALCASDSILVPLQCEYFALEGLTLLIETVDQLATAVNPKLKIEGILRTMFDNRNRLSTDVSDELKKNFGDLVYETIIPRNVRLAEAPSYGKPAMYYDKSSVGSKAYLALAAEVIEKTK; translated from the coding sequence TTGACTAAAGTTATTTCTATTGCTAATCAGAAGGGTGGCGTAGGAAAAACCACCACATGCGTGAATTTAGCTGCATCATTGGCAGCAATGCAAAAGAAAGTCCTAGTTATAGATTGCGATCCTCAGGGTAATGCCACTATGGCATCTGGAGTTTCCAAGTTTGGTCTTGAAAAGTCTATAACCAACGTTCTTATTGATGGTTTAGATGTTAAAGAGGCGATAGTTAAAGAGACTGAGGGCGATTTTCATCTTATCCCTGCAAATGAGGACTTAACAGCAGCAGAAGTAAATTTACTGGATAAATTCGGTAGAGAAAACTTCCTGAAAAAAGCTATAGATCCAATCAAGTCAGAATATGATTTGATTCTTATCGACTGTCCTCCATCTTTAAATATTCTCACAGTTAATGCATTATGTGCATCTGACTCTATTCTTGTTCCTCTTCAGTGTGAGTATTTTGCACTAGAAGGTCTGACTCTTCTTATTGAAACTGTTGATCAGCTTGCTACCGCTGTAAATCCAAAACTAAAGATCGAAGGTATTCTTCGTACAATGTTTGATAACAGAAACAGACTATCAACAGATGTATCTGATGAGTTGAAAAAGAACTTTGGTGATCTGGTTTATGAAACCATAATTCCTAGAAATGTAAGACTTGCAGAGGCTCCAAGTTATGGAAAACCTGCAATGTATTACGATAAGTCTTCAGTTGGTTCTAAAGCTTATTTAGCATTAGCTGCAGAAGTAATAGAAAAAACAAAATAA
- the rsmG gene encoding 16S rRNA (guanine(527)-N(7))-methyltransferase RsmG — MGRKDSTVNQTEILGQIRNLMSKTDVDYTDEQLEKLASLVVLLCKWNNALNLTAIREPDKIVVLHILDSAVISPLIRDKNNIADVGTGAGFPGLVLAILNPDKKFTLIDSIAKKLSFVRTAMTSLGLKNVTIINDRCENIVPEERFECILSRAFAPLCKIVEWCENLIAESGVFICMKANLEDNELNDLPKNAQIESIIDLRVPSLDANRKAVILKLH; from the coding sequence ATGGGAAGAAAAGATAGTACAGTCAATCAGACTGAAATCCTTGGACAGATCAGAAATTTAATGTCGAAAACCGACGTTGATTATACTGATGAGCAACTTGAAAAGTTAGCCTCCCTGGTGGTTCTGCTGTGCAAATGGAATAATGCTCTGAATCTGACTGCTATTAGAGAACCTGATAAGATTGTTGTTCTTCATATTCTGGATAGCGCTGTTATTTCACCTTTAATCAGAGATAAAAATAATATTGCAGATGTGGGAACAGGTGCAGGGTTTCCAGGATTAGTACTTGCTATACTAAACCCTGATAAAAAATTTACATTGATTGACTCTATTGCTAAGAAGCTATCTTTCGTTAGAACCGCAATGACTTCACTTGGTCTTAAAAACGTAACCATAATAAATGACCGCTGTGAAAATATTGTTCCTGAAGAAAGATTTGAATGCATTTTAAGCAGAGCTTTTGCACCGTTGTGTAAAATTGTTGAATGGTGTGAGAACTTAATAGCGGAGTCTGGTGTTTTTATCTGTATGAAAGCAAATTTAGAAGATAATGAATTGAATGATCTTCCTAAAAATGCTCAAATAGAAAGTATAATTGATTTGAGAGTTCCTTCATTGGATGCCAATAGAAAGGCAGTTATATTGAAACTACATTAA
- the mnmG gene encoding tRNA uridine-5-carboxymethylaminomethyl(34) synthesis enzyme MnmG: MNSFRNFDVIVIGAGHAGIEAAAASARMNCKTLLLTHNLETVGEMSCNPAFGGIGKGHLIKEIDAMGGVCPTAIDQAGIQFRTLNSSKGPAVRATRAQTDRHLYKEVMRKTLWNYDNLTIFQQPATEIIYKDQTISGVKTAAGIEFYCKAVVICAGTFLNGLIHIGLNHYTGGRAGDPASIGLAENLKDLGLKVGRLKTGTPARIVASSIDYSKMTKQDPEYPQPAFSFMNEEKIHPTQVPCYITKTNEKTHEIIRGGLDRSPLYSGVIHSIGPRYCPSIEDKIVRYPDRDSHQVFIEPEGLTSPLVYPNGISTSLPFDVQENFIRSIEGLENAIIARPGYAIEYDFYDPRELSVSMQSKKVPGLFLAGQVNGTTGYEEAAAQGLLAGINAGLYVKGQPTWFPRRDEAYVGVLMDDLCTLGTKEPYRMFTSRAEYRLILREDNADLRLTPKARELGIISDERWRRFEEKQNQIEKEKARLREISVKPSSEMGQNINKILNNPMSQEQSLEEILRRPEVKFDALIKTTGLEPIATTEQSVEQVEIQVKYQGYLQRELDDIKKKKTNEQTLLPLDFDYKNIKALSNEVAQKLNEYKPETIGMASRISGVTPAAISILLVHLKKMDLLGKN; this comes from the coding sequence ATGAATAGTTTTAGAAATTTTGACGTCATAGTAATTGGTGCCGGACATGCTGGTATTGAAGCTGCTGCAGCAAGTGCCAGAATGAACTGTAAGACCTTACTTCTAACTCACAATCTTGAAACAGTTGGTGAGATGTCATGTAATCCAGCTTTTGGTGGAATCGGTAAAGGACATCTTATTAAAGAAATAGATGCTATGGGTGGTGTATGTCCAACAGCTATTGATCAGGCAGGTATTCAATTCAGAACTTTAAATTCATCTAAAGGACCAGCTGTTAGAGCTACCAGAGCTCAGACCGATCGTCACTTATATAAAGAAGTGATGAGAAAGACTTTATGGAATTATGACAATCTAACTATTTTTCAGCAGCCTGCAACCGAAATCATCTATAAAGATCAGACTATCAGTGGAGTAAAAACTGCTGCAGGTATAGAGTTTTACTGTAAAGCAGTTGTTATCTGTGCTGGTACTTTCTTAAATGGTTTAATTCATATTGGCTTAAATCACTACACCGGAGGTAGAGCAGGTGATCCTGCTTCAATAGGCCTTGCTGAAAATTTAAAAGATTTAGGTTTAAAGGTTGGAAGACTAAAGACTGGTACTCCTGCACGTATCGTTGCAAGCTCTATCGATTATTCAAAGATGACAAAACAGGATCCAGAATATCCTCAGCCTGCTTTCTCATTCATGAATGAAGAAAAAATTCATCCAACTCAGGTACCTTGCTATATCACCAAGACCAATGAGAAAACTCATGAAATCATTAGAGGTGGTTTAGACAGAAGTCCTCTTTATTCTGGTGTTATTCATTCAATAGGACCTCGTTACTGTCCTTCAATTGAGGATAAAATTGTAAGATACCCTGACAGAGATTCTCATCAGGTGTTTATTGAGCCTGAAGGTCTGACTTCACCTCTTGTTTATCCAAATGGTATTTCAACATCACTTCCATTTGATGTTCAGGAAAACTTCATCAGATCCATTGAGGGTCTTGAAAATGCAATTATCGCAAGACCTGGATATGCAATTGAATATGATTTCTATGATCCAAGAGAATTATCTGTTTCAATGCAGTCAAAGAAAGTTCCTGGTTTATTCCTTGCAGGTCAGGTTAACGGAACAACAGGTTATGAGGAAGCTGCAGCTCAAGGCTTGCTTGCCGGTATCAATGCTGGTCTGTATGTAAAGGGACAGCCTACATGGTTCCCTCGTCGAGACGAGGCTTATGTTGGCGTGCTGATGGATGACCTATGCACATTAGGTACAAAAGAGCCATACAGAATGTTTACCTCCCGCGCTGAATACAGACTGATTCTTCGTGAGGATAACGCTGATCTGAGATTGACTCCAAAGGCCAGAGAATTGGGAATTATCTCTGATGAAAGATGGAGAAGATTTGAGGAGAAGCAGAATCAGATCGAAAAGGAAAAGGCTAGATTAAGAGAAATCTCTGTAAAACCTTCATCTGAGATGGGCCAGAATATAAATAAGATCCTGAATAATCCTATGTCTCAGGAACAAAGTCTTGAAGAAATTCTGAGAAGACCTGAAGTTAAATTTGATGCCTTAATAAAAACTACAGGTCTAGAACCTATAGCAACTACAGAGCAGTCTGTGGAACAGGTTGAGATTCAGGTAAAATATCAGGGCTACCTGCAGAGAGAACTTGATGATATTAAGAAAAAGAAAACCAATGAGCAGACTCTGCTTCCTCTGGATTTTGATTATAAGAATATCAAAGCTCTTTCAAATGAGGTTGCTCAGAAACTTAACGAATATAAACCTGAAACCATTGGTATGGCTTCAAGAATTTCAGGTGTAACTCCTGCAGCTATTTCAATCCTATTAGTTCATTTGAAAAAGATGGATTTATTAGGTAAAAACTAA
- a CDS encoding DUF3781 domain-containing protein, with amino-acid sequence MDNSRELLNNLSKLHTTELGVQRIKRNLKLGDIDVVDFCRKQISSEDCTILRQGKNWYCSKEETVITVNAYSYTIITAHIKKTQL; translated from the coding sequence ATGGATAACAGCAGAGAACTTCTTAACAATCTTTCAAAACTTCATACAACAGAATTGGGAGTACAAAGAATTAAGAGAAATCTTAAGTTGGGAGACATCGATGTTGTAGACTTCTGCAGAAAACAGATCTCATCAGAAGACTGTACTATCTTAAGACAAGGAAAAAACTGGTACTGCAGCAAAGAAGAAACCGTAATAACAGTAAATGCATACAGTTATACCATTATCACAGCACATATAAAGAAGACTCAGCTATAG
- a CDS encoding GNAT family N-acetyltransferase, with the protein MNINNYCQIRLETADDYRNVENLVRESFWNVYRQGCSEHYVIHVLREDHAFVKDLDFVMEQDGNLIGQNMFMKTVINADDGKEIPVLTMGPICVAPHLKRKGYGTKLLDYSLKRATELGYGAVLFEGDIRFYRKCGFNYASKFSIRYHDLTEDEDSSFFLCKELIPGYLNGITGVYQTPKGYYVDDADVEKFDRSFPKKIKMKLPGQLF; encoded by the coding sequence ATGAATATAAATAACTACTGTCAGATTCGTCTAGAAACAGCTGATGACTACAGAAATGTAGAGAATCTTGTAAGAGAGTCTTTCTGGAATGTATATCGACAAGGATGCTCTGAGCATTATGTCATCCATGTATTAAGAGAAGATCATGCTTTTGTAAAAGATCTTGATTTTGTCATGGAGCAGGACGGAAATCTGATTGGGCAGAACATGTTCATGAAAACCGTTATTAATGCAGACGACGGCAAAGAAATACCTGTGCTTACCATGGGTCCAATCTGTGTTGCGCCGCATCTAAAGAGAAAAGGATACGGTACAAAACTTCTGGATTATTCGCTTAAGAGAGCTACTGAACTAGGATATGGTGCAGTACTTTTTGAAGGAGATATTAGATTCTATAGAAAATGCGGATTTAATTATGCCAGCAAATTCTCTATCAGATACCACGATCTTACTGAAGATGAAGACTCATCATTCTTTTTATGTAAGGAGCTGATACCAGGATATCTTAATGGCATTACTGGCGTATATCAAACTCCAAAAGGCTATTATGTTGATGATGCTGATGTAGAGAAATTTGACAGATCATTTCCTAAAAAAATAAAAATGAAGCTACCAGGACAGCTGTTCTAG
- the efp gene encoding elongation factor P: MKLAQEIRTGNVIMLNGNPMVVQKTEYSKSGRNAAVVKMKLKNLLSNGGTETVFRADDRLDDVVLERKECTYSYYGDPLYVFMDEEFNQYEIEKDNMGDVLNYLVDGMEDICQVTFYNGKAISVELPITIVREVEYTEPAVKGDTSGKVVKPARLAVTGYEISVPDFVNIGDKIEIDTRTNEFKKRV, translated from the coding sequence ATGAAATTAGCTCAAGAAATCCGCACTGGCAACGTAATCATGTTAAATGGCAATCCAATGGTTGTTCAGAAGACTGAGTACAGCAAATCAGGCCGTAACGCTGCAGTTGTAAAAATGAAGTTAAAGAACCTGTTATCAAACGGTGGTACCGAGACTGTTTTCCGTGCTGATGACCGTTTAGATGACGTTGTTCTAGAGCGTAAAGAGTGCACCTACTCATACTACGGTGATCCACTATACGTATTCATGGATGAAGAATTCAATCAGTACGAGATTGAGAAAGACAACATGGGTGATGTTCTAAACTACCTAGTTGACGGTATGGAAGATATCTGCCAGGTTACTTTCTACAACGGTAAGGCTATCTCAGTTGAATTACCTATCACCATCGTTCGTGAGGTTGAGTACACCGAGCCTGCAGTTAAGGGTGATACCTCTGGTAAGGTTGTTAAGCCAGCTCGTTTAGCTGTAACTGGTTATGAAATCTCAGTTCCAGATTTCGTAAACATCGGCGACAAGATCGAAATTGATACTCGTACCAACGAGTTCAAGAAGCGTGTTTAA
- the earP gene encoding elongation factor P maturation arginine rhamnosyltransferase EarP, whose translation MIDVFCDVIDNFGDAGVCLRLCRDFSKKNYEVRLFCNNVNILNKITNSEDASNRFLSLLSWSDKNMDYSPSEVVIQAFSVRLPDNLIKKIKNRHSTVVNLEYLTAEPFAEDCHKLPSYADGFESFFFFPGFTSKTGGVVIEESFLEKLKMAENIKSNCLTLFGYENQKVKTVINALNKENLILNIFEGRGLNNFNNLLNLNLAPGDIYKLNNLTVKVLPMVSQDEYDSYLIDSKLNLVRGEDSIVRAMLTGNPFLWHIYPQEEDVHKDKIEALFDRMSEVCSSKKDVEILRQLTLSYNGFSDYLDSFDLLGFYENWKKLSKEWSEHLISLGSLTDNLITFLKTKTDF comes from the coding sequence TTGATAGATGTATTCTGTGATGTGATCGATAATTTTGGCGATGCAGGCGTATGTTTGAGACTCTGTAGAGATTTTTCAAAAAAAAATTATGAGGTACGTCTATTTTGTAATAATGTTAATATATTGAACAAAATCACAAATTCAGAAGATGCTTCAAACCGATTTTTAAGCCTTTTATCATGGTCAGATAAAAACATGGATTATTCCCCATCAGAAGTAGTAATTCAGGCTTTCTCAGTAAGACTTCCAGACAATCTAATAAAAAAAATCAAAAACAGACACTCAACTGTAGTCAATCTTGAATACCTCACCGCGGAACCCTTTGCAGAAGACTGTCATAAACTCCCATCCTATGCAGACGGATTTGAAAGTTTTTTCTTTTTTCCTGGCTTTACCAGTAAAACAGGCGGAGTAGTTATAGAAGAAAGCTTTTTAGAAAAACTAAAGATGGCTGAAAACATTAAATCAAACTGTCTGACTTTGTTCGGCTATGAGAATCAAAAAGTTAAAACAGTTATCAATGCATTAAACAAAGAGAATTTAATACTCAATATATTTGAAGGAAGGGGATTAAATAACTTTAATAACCTGCTTAACTTAAACCTTGCTCCTGGAGACATTTATAAATTAAACAATCTTACAGTCAAGGTTTTACCGATGGTAAGTCAGGATGAATATGACTCATACCTTATAGATTCTAAACTTAACCTTGTAAGAGGAGAAGACTCTATCGTAAGAGCAATGCTTACAGGTAATCCTTTCTTATGGCACATCTATCCGCAGGAAGAGGATGTCCACAAAGATAAGATAGAGGCACTCTTTGACAGAATGTCAGAAGTCTGCAGCAGTAAAAAGGATGTAGAGATACTTAGACAACTGACTCTAAGCTACAACGGATTTTCAGATTATTTGGACAGTTTCGATCTGCTCGGCTTTTATGAAAATTGGAAAAAACTATCAAAAGAATGGTCAGAACATCTTATTTCTCTTGGATCACTTACTGATAATCTAATAACTTTCCTCAAAACCAAAACAGATTTTTAA
- a CDS encoding anaerobic ribonucleoside triphosphate reductase translates to MIRFIVKRDGRKVSFNEDKIANAIRKSLISAHPDDKSTSAYEEELVNKFTRQVVNEIEKQNLEAPSVENTQDIIEKVLIKEGMAAEAKNFILYRQNRTKVRTYNNDLTKIYRDLTSKSTADMDLKRENANIDANAPMGLMLRFGSEGAKDYVRRYVLRPEHSIAHSRGDIHIHDLDFYMLTINCCQISLKGLFERGFSTGHGFLREPQSIQSAAALCCIAIQSNQNDQHGGQSIPLFEYDLAPYVAISYSKHLCKVLCVCLRNDDVDVKELKDLCKELYAEHKTCLSDEVTAIIREKVKELLAKYESSNIDSDADYILSEALKLTERETYQAMEALIHNLNSMQSRAGAQVPFSSINYGTGTTPEQRMLMKNVLMATDAGLGGGETPIFPVQIFKVKDGVNTKPGDPNFDLFELACKVSAKRLFPNFSFLDAPYNMQYYKEGHPETELAVMGCRTRVFGNYYDKTKEIIPGRGNLSFTTVNLPRLAIEAHGSISKFFDSLDKMVYMVFDQLMDRFNIIAKKQVLNYPFLMGQGVWIDSEKLNPEDTIEDVIKNGSLSVGFIGLAECLVALIGKHHGESKEAFDLGYKIIKHMRELTDKKMVESGLNFSLFSTPAEGLSGRFVKLDRKLYGSIPGVTDRDYYTNSFHVPVYYEISAAEKIKTEGPFHELCNAGSISYVEMDGDLTKNVKAFEDVILYMKECGVNYGSINHPVDRCPVCNYVGVIGDTCPRCGRKDGEGVSIERLRKLGVGCICTG, encoded by the coding sequence ATGATCAGATTTATTGTAAAAAGAGATGGTAGAAAGGTATCTTTCAATGAAGATAAGATAGCCAATGCGATTAGAAAATCACTAATTTCAGCACATCCAGACGATAAATCAACATCTGCTTATGAAGAGGAACTTGTTAACAAGTTTACCCGTCAGGTTGTAAACGAGATTGAAAAACAGAATCTAGAAGCTCCTTCTGTTGAAAATACTCAGGATATTATTGAGAAGGTTCTTATTAAAGAAGGTATGGCTGCAGAGGCCAAGAACTTCATTCTGTACCGTCAGAACAGAACAAAGGTTAGAACCTACAATAATGATTTAACAAAGATCTATAGAGATCTTACCTCTAAGAGCACAGCTGACATGGATCTTAAGAGAGAGAATGCAAATATTGATGCAAACGCTCCGATGGGTCTGATGTTAAGATTCGGTTCTGAAGGTGCTAAGGATTATGTTCGCAGATATGTTCTGCGTCCAGAGCACTCAATTGCTCATTCAAGAGGTGATATTCATATCCATGATCTAGACTTTTATATGCTAACCATCAACTGTTGCCAGATCAGTCTGAAAGGTCTGTTCGAGCGTGGTTTCAGCACCGGTCATGGTTTCCTTCGTGAACCTCAGTCAATTCAGTCTGCTGCAGCATTATGCTGTATTGCTATTCAGTCAAATCAGAATGATCAGCATGGTGGTCAGTCTATTCCTTTATTTGAGTACGATTTAGCTCCATACGTTGCTATTTCATATTCAAAGCACTTATGTAAGGTTCTTTGCGTTTGTCTAAGAAATGATGATGTTGATGTAAAGGAATTAAAGGATCTTTGCAAAGAGCTTTATGCTGAACATAAAACATGTCTTTCAGATGAAGTTACCGCTATTATTAGGGAAAAGGTTAAAGAACTTCTGGCTAAGTATGAATCATCAAATATTGATTCAGATGCTGACTATATTTTAAGTGAAGCTCTGAAGCTTACTGAAAGAGAAACCTATCAGGCAATGGAAGCTCTGATTCATAATCTGAACTCAATGCAGTCAAGAGCTGGTGCTCAGGTTCCATTCTCATCCATCAACTATGGTACAGGTACTACTCCTGAACAGAGAATGCTGATGAAGAATGTTCTGATGGCAACTGATGCCGGTTTAGGAGGTGGTGAGACTCCAATCTTCCCGGTACAGATCTTCAAGGTTAAAGATGGTGTTAATACCAAGCCAGGTGATCCTAACTTTGATTTATTTGAACTTGCCTGCAAGGTATCTGCAAAGAGATTATTCCCTAACTTCTCTTTCCTTGATGCACCATATAACATGCAGTACTACAAGGAAGGTCATCCTGAGACAGAACTTGCTGTAATGGGATGCAGAACCCGTGTATTCGGCAACTATTATGATAAGACCAAGGAAATCATTCCTGGTCGTGGAAATCTTTCATTTACTACTGTAAATCTACCTCGTCTTGCTATTGAGGCTCATGGATCAATCAGCAAATTCTTTGATTCATTAGACAAAATGGTATATATGGTCTTCGATCAGCTGATGGATAGATTCAATATCATTGCTAAAAAGCAGGTTCTAAACTATCCTTTCTTAATGGGACAGGGTGTTTGGATTGACTCTGAAAAATTAAATCCAGAAGATACAATTGAGGATGTAATTAAAAACGGTTCTCTTTCTGTAGGATTTATTGGTTTGGCTGAGTGTCTTGTTGCTCTTATCGGTAAGCATCATGGAGAAAGTAAGGAAGCTTTCGATTTAGGTTACAAGATTATTAAACACATGAGAGAGTTAACAGACAAAAAGATGGTTGAATCTGGTCTTAACTTCTCATTGTTCTCAACTCCAGCAGAAGGTTTGTCAGGACGTTTTGTTAAATTGGATAGAAAACTATATGGAAGCATCCCGGGAGTAACAGATAGGGATTACTATACTAACAGCTTCCATGTTCCTGTTTACTACGAAATATCTGCAGCAGAAAAGATTAAAACTGAAGGTCCATTCCATGAGTTATGCAACGCAGGTTCTATTTCCTACGTTGAAATGGATGGAGATTTAACCAAGAACGTTAAAGCTTTCGAGGACGTAATTCTTTACATGAAGGAATGCGGCGTAAATTATGGTTCCATTAACCATCCTGTTGATCGCTGCCCTGTATGTAATTACGTTGGTGTTATTGGAGATACATGCCCAAGATGCGGTCGTAAGGATGGCGAGGGCGTAAGCATCGAAAGATTACGTAAGCTAGGTGTTGGATGCATTTGCACCGGTTAA
- the nrdD gene encoding anaerobic ribonucleoside-triphosphate reductase: MQTRLHARNGIVGEGVKFERIRRVTGYLVGTLDRFNDGKKAEERDRVKHMHV, translated from the coding sequence ATGCAAACTAGACTACATGCTCGTAACGGTATTGTCGGCGAAGGTGTTAAATTCGAGAGAATTAGACGTGTAACCGGTTATTTGGTTGGTACACTTGATCGCTTTAATGATGGCAAAAAGGCTGAAGAAAGAGATCGTGTAAAGCACATGCACGTTTAA
- the nrdG gene encoding anaerobic ribonucleoside-triphosphate reductase activating protein — MSGSDLSILDETTLRIAGAVNESIVDGPGIRYVIFTQGCPFHCKGCHNPQAQSLDGGMDVKLRVLYDEFINNPLVKGVTFSGGEPFIQAGTLSILAKILREKGYSLWSYSGFVYEKLVSDPIYRKLLDQLDVLVDGPFVLAQKSMDIDFRGSTNQRIINVQESLKQNKVILMEGFK, encoded by the coding sequence ATGTCCGGATCAGATCTCTCAATACTTGATGAAACTACTCTAAGAATTGCAGGTGCTGTTAACGAATCAATTGTTGATGGTCCTGGTATTCGTTACGTTATTTTTACTCAGGGATGTCCCTTCCACTGTAAAGGCTGCCATAATCCACAGGCACAGTCTTTAGATGGTGGTATGGATGTAAAACTAAGAGTCTTATACGATGAGTTTATTAATAATCCTCTGGTTAAAGGGGTCACTTTCTCCGGAGGTGAACCATTTATTCAGGCAGGGACTTTAAGTATTCTTGCTAAGATTTTAAGGGAAAAAGGGTATTCACTTTGGTCTTACTCCGGTTTTGTTTATGAAAAACTGGTATCTGATCCTATCTATAGAAAGCTTTTAGATCAGCTTGATGTTCTGGTTGATGGTCCTTTTGTTCTTGCACAGAAATCTATGGACATTGATTTTAGAGGTTCTACAAATCAGAGAATCATCAATGTTCAGGAATCATTGAAGCAGAATAAAGTTATCTTAATGGAAGGCTTTAAATAA